Proteins encoded in a region of the Streptomyces sp. NBC_01298 genome:
- a CDS encoding IS630 family transposase — MSRPGPKIPPLSVTDAQRAVLEGWLRRRSTAQALAQRSRIVLECAGGHSVMEVSRRLGIAPDTVRTWRRRFLEHGLDGLGDEPRPGVPRKITDADVERVIVKTLEETPKNATHWSTRSMAAATGMSQSTVSRIWRAFALAPHRSQTFKLSTDPLFIDKVRDVVGLYLDPPEKALVLCVDEKSQIQALDRSQPVLPMMPGVPERRSHDYIRAGTTTLFAALEVATGKVIGSLHRRHRAAEFKKFLAKIDKEVPADLQIHLILDNYATHKTPDIKKWLLAHPRFHLHFTPTSASWLNLVERWFAELTQKKLKRGVHRSVQALERDIRSWLADWNDQPKPFVWTKTADEILDKVAAYCHRISDSGH, encoded by the coding sequence ATGAGTCGTCCCGGTCCGAAGATTCCGCCGTTGTCGGTGACTGATGCCCAGCGTGCTGTGCTGGAGGGCTGGTTACGTCGTCGTTCGACAGCTCAGGCTCTGGCTCAGCGGTCGCGGATCGTGCTGGAGTGCGCGGGCGGGCATTCGGTGATGGAAGTTTCGCGGCGGCTTGGGATCGCGCCGGACACGGTCCGCACCTGGCGGCGGCGGTTTCTGGAGCACGGCCTGGACGGGCTGGGCGACGAGCCGCGGCCGGGTGTCCCGCGGAAGATCACCGACGCTGATGTCGAGCGGGTGATCGTCAAAACACTGGAAGAGACGCCGAAGAACGCGACGCACTGGTCGACGAGGTCGATGGCCGCGGCCACGGGAATGTCGCAGTCGACCGTCTCAAGGATCTGGCGGGCGTTCGCGCTGGCTCCGCATCGTTCGCAGACGTTCAAGCTGTCGACGGACCCGCTGTTCATCGACAAGGTCCGCGACGTGGTCGGCCTCTACCTGGACCCGCCGGAGAAGGCTCTGGTCCTCTGCGTGGACGAGAAGTCGCAGATCCAGGCCCTGGACCGGTCCCAGCCGGTCCTGCCGATGATGCCTGGCGTTCCAGAGCGCCGCAGTCACGACTACATCCGCGCCGGCACAACCACCCTCTTCGCGGCCCTGGAGGTCGCCACCGGCAAGGTCATCGGGTCCCTCCACCGCCGCCACCGGGCCGCCGAGTTCAAGAAGTTCCTGGCCAAGATCGACAAAGAAGTGCCGGCGGATCTTCAGATCCATCTGATCCTCGACAACTATGCGACCCACAAGACGCCGGACATCAAGAAATGGCTGCTGGCACACCCGCGGTTCCACCTGCACTTCACACCGACGAGTGCGTCGTGGCTGAACCTGGTGGAGCGGTGGTTCGCCGAGCTCACCCAGAAGAAGCTCAAGCGTGGAGTCCACCGCTCCGTCCAGGCTCTCGAGCGCGACATCCGTTCATGGCTGGCCGACTGGAACGACCAGCCCAAGCCCTTCGTCTGGACGAAGACAGCCGACGAGATCCTCGACAAAGTCGCCGCCTACTGCCACCGAATCTCTGACTCAGGTCACTAG